Below is a genomic region from Prolixibacteraceae bacterium.
CCAGCACTTTTATGCTGCACTTCATTGTCTTTAAAGCTCTGACTGGCAATATACTCTCCTGCCCTCTTTGCAGCCTTTACAGCGATCGCACATAGATGTTCTAAGTCAAGATAATGATATGTCATGGTCTAAGAATCCTTTTTAAGTTGTTTAATCACCTCTCGAGCAATTTTTTGATTATATCCATTGATCTTCCAATGATCGGGACTCCACCCTTGTAAGAATCGATAGAAGTCGGTCCAAGCATACATATATAGTGCCCTCCACTCCTTCTCTATCTCCTCGAAAGGAGTGGTTGATTGGTAATGATCTAATGCCTCCTTTAGGTAAGTAAAATAGTGATCTAAGAGTAGTGATTCATAACGTTCACAATCAGATTCGTAAAGACAGCTGCTTACAAAATAGGCGACATCCTTCATCCCACACCCAGCACCTATATATTGAAAGTCGACACCTGCCACACTATTACCATCAGGAGCATAACAGAAGTTGGCGACTTTGGCATCTCCATGAACTAGCGTAAGATATTTGGCATGATTTAGCTTATGATCGATAGCAGATGCCGCATGTTTAAGCACTTTATCGCTCATCACTTCAAGCTCTTCAGGACGGGTATCTAAATGCCAATAGGTTCCGATATTCCAAAGGTTATCTGGAACGACATGCATATGTTTCGCATGGAAGAAAGCAAGCCACCGAAGGGTG
It encodes:
- a CDS encoding ecdysteroid 22-kinase family protein; amino-acid sequence: MMENKRMLELVRDAVGATSISQKEVIQQLWSGYGTLSRCTIEGKEFEHVIVKHIKTASMNHHPRGWNTSLSHERKVKSYQVEIAWYQQFADQCDDHCRVPHCLAVVEDSGDQIIVMEDLDDAGFPIRKYDLSMDEIFTTLRWLAFFHAKHMHVVPDNLWNIGTYWHLDTRPEELEVMSDKVLKHAASAIDHKLNHAKYLTLVHGDAKVANFCYAPDGNSVAGVDFQYIGAGCGMKDVAYFVSSCLYESDCERYESLLLDHYFTYLKEALDHYQSTTPFEEIEKEWRALYMYAWTDFYRFLQGWSPDHWKINGYNQKIAREVIKQLKKDS